A portion of the Pseudopipra pipra isolate bDixPip1 chromosome 1, bDixPip1.hap1, whole genome shotgun sequence genome contains these proteins:
- the SOCS6 gene encoding suppressor of cytokine signaling 6, which produces MKKISLKTIRKSFNLNKSKDESDFVVVQQPSLSEFGKDDSLFGSCYGKDLASCEVNSEDEKGGKNRSKSESLMGTLKRRLSAKQKQKGKGSTPSVSSADDDTFSSSSAPITFKDVRAQRPLRSTSLRNHHYSPTPWPLRPTNSEETCIKMEVKVKALVHSSNPSPALNGVRKDFHELQSENVFQEQNNALKNTESQNGDLHLHIDEHVPVVIGLMPQDYIQYTVPLDEGMYPLEGSRSYCLDSSSPMEVSTVSSQVGGNAFHEDESQVDQDVVVAPDIFVDQTVNGLLIGTTGVMLQSPRLNHSDVPPLSPLLPPMQNNQIQRNFNGLNGTDAHVAESMRCHLNFDPNTAPGVGRVYDSVQNSGPMVVTSLTEELKKLAKQGWYWGPITRWEAEGKLANVPDGSFLVRDSSDDRYLLSLSFRSHGKTLHTRIEHSNGRFSFYEQPDVEGHTSIVDLIEHSIRDSENGAFCYSRSRLPGSATYPVRLTNPVSRFMQVRSLQYLCRFVIRQYTRIDLIQKLPLPNKMKDYLQEKHY; this is translated from the coding sequence ATGAAGAAAATTAGTCTGAAAACAATTCGCAAGTCCTTTAACttaaataaaagtaaagatGAAAGTGACTTTGTAGTGGTTCAGCAGCCATCCTTAAGTGAATTTGGAAAAGATGACTCCTTGTTTGGCAGCTGCTATGGTAAAGATTTGGCTAGCTGTGAAGTCAATAGTGAAGATGAAAAAGGAGGCAAGAATAGATCAAAAAGTGAAAGTTTAATGGGTACATTAAAAAGGAGGctttcagcaaaacaaaaacagaaaggcaaaggcagcaCACCATCTGTAAGCTCTGCAGATGATGAcaccttttcttcctcatctgcTCCAATAACCTTCAAAGATGTGCGAGCtcaaagacctctgagatctaCTTCCCTCCGTAATCACCATTACAGTCCAACTCCGTGGCCCCTTCGACCTACGAATTCGGAAGAGACTTGCATCAAAATGGAAGTGAAAGTCAAGGCCTTGGTCCATTCCTCTAATCCAAGCCCAGCACTGAATGGTGTTAGAAAGGACTTCCATGAGTTGCAGTCAGAAAACGTGTTCCAGGAACAAAacaatgcattaaaaaatacagaatctCAGAACGGAGACTTGCATCTTCATATTGATGAACATGTGCCTGTAGTTATTGGATTAATGCCTCAGGACTACATTCAGTATACTGTGCCTTTAGATGAGGGAATGTATCCTTTGGAAGGATCACGTAGTTACTGTCTGGATAGTTCCTCACCCATGGAAGTTTCAACTGTTTCTTCTCAAGTGGGGGGAAATGCTTTCCATGAAGACGAGAGCCAAGTGGATCAGGATGTAGTCGTTGCACCGGATATCTTTGTGGACCAGACAGTGAATGGTTTGTTGATTGGTACCACAGGAGTCATGTTGCAAAGCCCAAGGCTTAATCACAGCGATGTCCCTCCACTCTCACCTTTGCTACCTCCAATGCAGAATAATCAAATCCAAAGGAACTTCAATGGATTAAATGGCACAGATGCCCATGTGGCTGAAAGTATGCGCTGCCATTTGAATTTTGATCCTAACACTGCCCCAGGAGTTGGAAGAGTCTATGATTCTGTACAGAACAGTGGTCCTATGGTTGTGACGAGTCTGacagaagaactgaaaaaacTTGCAAAACAAGGATGGTACTGGGGCCCCATTACACGttgggaggcagagggaaaaTTAGCTAATGTGCCTGATGGCTCGTTTCTCGTTCGAGATAGTTCTGATGATCGTTATCTTTTAAGTTTGAGTTTTCGTTCCCATGGAAAAACTCTTCACACTAGAATTGAACACTCAAATGGTAGGTTTAGTTTTTATGAACAGCCAGATGTGGAGGGACATACATCTATAGTTGACTTAATTGAACATTCAATCAGGGACTCTGAAAATGGAGCTTTCTGCTATTCGAGATCCCGGCTGCCTGGATCTGCCACTTACCCAGTGAGACTGACAAATCCAGTGTCTCGGTTTATGCAGGTGCGCTCTTTGCAGTACCTGTGTCGTTTTGTAATACGTCAGTACACCAGAATAGACCTGATTCAAAAACTGCCTTTGCCAAACAAAATGAAGGATTATTTACAGGAAAAGCACTACTGA